Sequence from the Brevundimonas sp. SGAir0440 genome:
CCTGCGGGCCGGGCTGGTTCTGGCGATCCTGACGCTGGTCGTGGCCGGCCGCTCGCTGCTGAGCTCGCCGGGCGCCCACAGTCACGGACCGGCCAGCAAGGCCGACATCGATCGCGCGCTCCAGGCGCTGCAGACGGCCGATACGGCCACGCCCGAGGCGTGGCTGGCCATGCTGGGCGACAAGGCGCTGATGTTCAGCCCGTCGGGTTCCAGCTTCCTGGCCTATCGCGTGCGGGGACGGCGCTGGATCGCCATGGGCGAACCGGCCGGGCTCAAGAGCGAACGGCTGGAGTTGCTGTGGTCCTTTGCCGAGATGGCCGACAGTTATGGTGGGGCGGCGGTCTTCTATTCGGTCAGCGAAGAGGTGCTGGGCGATCTTGCGACCATGGGGCTGGCGGTGCGCAAGGTCGGCGAGACGGCCGTGATCGACGCCCACCGCTTCTCCATCGAGGGCAAGGGCAAGCAGAACCTTCGCACAGCCATCAATCGCGCCGAGCGAGAGGGCTCCTCGTTCGAGGTTCTGCCGCCTGGTTCGGCCGCAGCGATCGCGGACGAGCTGCGCGAGATTTCGGATGCCTGGCTGGCCATGCACGAGGGCTCGGAGAAATCCTTCTCCTTGGGGCGCTTCGACGTCGACTATCTGGACCTGACGCCGCTGGCGGTGGTCAAGGAGGGCGGCCGCATCGTCGCCTTCGCCAATCTGCTGACCTCGCCCGACGAAGCGGCGGTGGATTTGATGCGCCATCGGCCGGACGCGCCGCATGGGGTGATGGACTATCTGTTCATCCGCTGCGCCCAATGGGCCAAGGCGGAAGGCTTGGCCAGCTTCGACCTGGGCATGGCGCCGCTTGCCGGGCTGGAGGATCGTCGCATCGCGCCGGTCTTCGCCCGCGTCGGCGCCCTGGTGTTCGAAGAGGGCGGGGCGCTCTACGGCTTCCAGGGTCTGCGCAGCTACAAGGCCAAGTTCGGCCCGGACTGGCGTTCGCGTTTCATCGCCGCACCGGTTTCGACGCCCTTGCCGCTGGCCCTGCTGGATGTCGCTTTGCTGACCAGCGGCGGCTGGTTGGGGATGCTGGGGCTGAAGAAGGCCTAGGTCAGCAGCGCCTTCAGCACACCGTCCAGCACCGGAAGGCCGCGCTCGGTGGTGATCAGTCGCTCGGCCTTCAGCGTCAGGAATCCGTCGGCGATCAGGTCCGCGACCGGCGCGTCTTCAGGCGACAGGCCGAGCGTTGACAGCAGGGTTGCAGGCGCGCCTTCGGTAGTGCGCAGGGCCAGCAGCAGCCGTTCCTCGGCGGCGTCGGCCGCAGTCTGGGCGTCGCGCTCGGACCAGGGCGTGAGGCTTGAGACGCCCGCCACATAGTCGGCGATGCGGCGGTGGGCGACGGTCGCGGTCCTGACGCCGTCCAGCGTCAGCCGGCCATGGGCGCCGGGGCCGACCCCCAGATAATCGCCGCCGCGCCAGACATGCAGATTGTGCGACGACCGGGCGGCGGGACCGCGCGCATGGTTGGACACCTCATAGGCTTCGAAGCCGGCGGCGGAGAGGACGTCCTGGGTGGTTTCGTAGAGGGAGGCGGCCCGGTCCTCGTCCGGCGGGGTCAAGGTTCCGCGTGCGAAGGCCCGACCAAAGGCGGTCGTCGGCTCTATGGTCAGCTGATAGGGCGAGACGTGTTCGAACCCGAGCGCCAGCGCCGCCGTCAGTTCGGCCGCCCAGGCCTGCGGCGTCTGGTCCGGGCGGGCGTAGATCAGGTCGATGGACAGACGGTCGAAGGCGCGGCGGGCCAGATCGACCGCGCGCAGGGCCTCGGCCGCCGAATGGTCGCGACCCAGAAAACGCAGGGCGGCGTCGTCCAGCGCCTGGACGCCCATCGACAGGCGGTTGATCCCGGCGTCGGCCAGGGCGGCGAAACGGCCGGCCTCGGCGTCCGTGGGATTGGCCTCCAGCGTGATCTCGATGTCGCCGGCGGGCGGGAACAGGTCGCGGGCCGCCGCCACGATGCGCGCGATGGCGTCGGGCTCCATCAGCGACGGCGTGCCGCCGCCGAAGAAGATCGAGGCCAGCCGGCGCGGGCCTGTCAGATCTCTCTGGGCGCGCAGATCGGCCAGGATCGCCTCGACCAGCGCGGCCTGTTCCTCGATGCGCCCGCGATCGCGCACGACGTTGAAGTCGCAGTAGGGGCAGATGCGCGCGCAATAGGGCCAGTGGACGTAGAGGCCGACGTCCGATCCCGGATCAAGCGGATCAGTCAATCAGGGCGGCTCTCAGCTTGGCGAAGGCGACGGTGCGGTGGCTGATGGCGTCCTTGGCCGCCGGCTCCATCTCCCCGAAGGTCTGATCGCCGCCATTCGGAATGAACAGCGGGTCGTAGCCGAACCCGCGATCGCCGCGTGGCGGGAAGGTCAGCTGGCCGTGAACCTCGCCCTGCACCACCACACAGGGGCCGTCCGGCCACGCGACCGCCAGGGCCGAGGTGAACCAGGCGGTGCGGTCCGTCGCGCCGATCTCTTCCAGCCGTTCCTCGACCTTCTTCATGGCGACGGCGAAATCCTTGCCCGGTCCGGCCCAGCGCGCGGAGAAGATGCCCGGCGCGCCATCCAGCGCGGCGACCGACAGGCCGGAATCATCGGCCAGAGAAACCTCGCCCGACAGTTCGGCCGCGTGACGCGCCTTCAGCATGGCGTTGCCGGTGAAGGTGCTCTCCGTTTCGTCGGGTTCAGGCAGGTTCAGCTGGCCGGCGGTGACGAGTTGGTAATTTCCGCCCAGCAACCCCGAGATTTCGGGAACCTTGCCGGCGTTATGCGTCGCCACGACGATCCGCATCCCTTTGATAAGCTTGAGATTCATCGTCGATCACGCTCCTGAAACAGTCTATTGCCAAAGTTTAATATCGTTAAACGATATGTAACGTGCCTTTGTCGCCTGCACGGCCTATCTATTGATCGTCAGGAACGAGGTCGCAGCGTTCAGGACTTCCGGAAAACCGGGAACGATCATGCGGCTAACAAATC
This genomic interval carries:
- a CDS encoding GNAT family N-acetyltransferase, which translates into the protein MSSRPRHTSGLIRRLAGLAFELTPQIFAVLAFGAGALMLASAVTPEFDSRLRQLTGVVSPILIDLSHFVGSIAGFLLLLLSAGLWRRRRGAYWAALLVLAAGAVFSVLKGLDWQQATDLLVVAALLAPCRTAFNRRSRLSEPLRPSWLLLLTAVVAAMLWLGFFAYRDVAYNDELWWRFLSDRQASGFLRAGLVLAILTLVVAGRSLLSSPGAHSHGPASKADIDRALQALQTADTATPEAWLAMLGDKALMFSPSGSSFLAYRVRGRRWIAMGEPAGLKSERLELLWSFAEMADSYGGAAVFYSVSEEVLGDLATMGLAVRKVGETAVIDAHRFSIEGKGKQNLRTAINRAEREGSSFEVLPPGSAAAIADELREISDAWLAMHEGSEKSFSLGRFDVDYLDLTPLAVVKEGGRIVAFANLLTSPDEAAVDLMRHRPDAPHGVMDYLFIRCAQWAKAEGLASFDLGMAPLAGLEDRRIAPVFARVGALVFEEGGALYGFQGLRSYKAKFGPDWRSRFIAAPVSTPLPLALLDVALLTSGGWLGMLGLKKA
- the hemW gene encoding radical SAM family heme chaperone HemW, giving the protein MTDPLDPGSDVGLYVHWPYCARICPYCDFNVVRDRGRIEEQAALVEAILADLRAQRDLTGPRRLASIFFGGGTPSLMEPDAIARIVAAARDLFPPAGDIEITLEANPTDAEAGRFAALADAGINRLSMGVQALDDAALRFLGRDHSAAEALRAVDLARRAFDRLSIDLIYARPDQTPQAWAAELTAALALGFEHVSPYQLTIEPTTAFGRAFARGTLTPPDEDRAASLYETTQDVLSAAGFEAYEVSNHARGPAARSSHNLHVWRGGDYLGVGPGAHGRLTLDGVRTATVAHRRIADYVAGVSSLTPWSERDAQTAADAAEERLLLALRTTEGAPATLLSTLGLSPEDAPVADLIADGFLTLKAERLITTERGLPVLDGVLKALLT
- the rdgB gene encoding RdgB/HAM1 family non-canonical purine NTP pyrophosphatase — its product is MNLKLIKGMRIVVATHNAGKVPEISGLLGGNYQLVTAGQLNLPEPDETESTFTGNAMLKARHAAELSGEVSLADDSGLSVAALDGAPGIFSARWAGPGKDFAVAMKKVEERLEEIGATDRTAWFTSALAVAWPDGPCVVVQGEVHGQLTFPPRGDRGFGYDPLFIPNGGDQTFGEMEPAAKDAISHRTVAFAKLRAALID